The DNA window TATTATAGATATTAGCCATTCATATGAAACTTATAGTTTATTTTCTCATGTATAATTGTTTACTCATATATTTGTTCAAATAATAATGATACTTTTTTATCAAATCGTATGTACTTCATAACTCGAAATACACGTGCAACATTGTTGCTCAGAAATTAGTGTGTTAAACAATTGATAAGAGATGAACATTTGTAGGGTAGACTTCATCTATGAGATTGGAAGAAAAAGCCTTGTTAGCAAGCACAATGTTCACTGCTTCAGTTGGATGCAACCCATCAAAATAGACATTGTCATTTCTATCTGAACAAGCATTTCCTCCTTTTTTGCATAAAGTTCCTGTTCCACCTTTTTGTATTGTTGCCACATCACAACATGGATTCTTGGTATCACTAAAACctatatataataaaacaaaaccaTGTCACAATTTGACTTATTTGGGTAAAGTCAAGTCAACAATAAGCGTCAAGTAACAAAACAAATGGAGTATCTATTTCTTAAACTGTGCATCATGTCAAAGTGTATCACATAAATCGATACGGAGCTAGGAAGGTTAACTACATgtatatcaataaaatttgtaaataatgTAAGGTAGAAATAGAGAGAAGGGGAGTCATGAAGTTACTGACCATAAGGAGTAGGATTTTGTAAGATATCCATAATGATTTTGTAAGCATTAACAATGACTATTGTGGAATCAGGCATTTGAAGAGTTGGGGAATCAACCAAAGTCCTCAAGTTAGTGTTGAAGAGTTGTGCAGCATCattcaaaatttgtatacaGTCAGTGGCATTTGGATTTCTAGCTCTGGCCATTGGGCTGCACCCATTGGGATATAATGCCATCACCACAAATTTTCTAGCTCCCATATCATACAACCTCTGCAATAATATTAGCAAAACATgattacttaattattaaaataatgtaAGTTGATTTCTCATAAGGTGACTCAACTAATAGATATTATTTcagaaagtcattttttttgttaaagaaaattgGAATAACGAAGAAAGACAACTTTCTGATAAGATATGAACAGTACTATTAATTGAGTGATCATCtagaaatcaatcaaaattaattatgcCACCAAAAGGGTTAACAAGGACCAAAATATttgtaaatctttttttttctttctgaatTGTGAATAGTCAACAATCATTGAACAtggaaagacaaaaaaatgcctaaaaaataaaataaaatagaaagcaTATTATAAATGCATACCTTGAGTTGATGAGAAAGTGTAATGGTCAAATTAGCAGTGAAGTCTTGAATAGTAATATTTTTGCTAGCTAAGCCCAGGAAGTAGTTAAGTGAGTAGTCATTTCCTCCACTTCCCACAACAAACAAGTAATTCTTCAATGATTCTTTGCTATTACACTCTGCCTGCTCCTCCAACTCTGGCAATGTCACATTCTCAAAATTTCTGATTTGTTGATTCAAACTAATCACTTCCCCCTGAAAATTTtagcaacaaaataatattagtCTATATTCCttttctctcattttacatGATATACTacgatttattattttgttttccatCCATTCGGTGTCTGGTATCTGCTTCAACAAGTTTAGATTTGAGCCGGTAAGTCCCACTTT is part of the Solanum stenotomum isolate F172 chromosome 8, ASM1918654v1, whole genome shotgun sequence genome and encodes:
- the LOC125873235 gene encoding GDSL esterase/lipase At1g29670-like — translated: MSLKTKSAPFFLLMILTFVFLSPICNGDQYCKFARKNDECTKVKGMFVFGSSLVDNGNNNFLVKSLAKANYLPYGVDFPLLEPTGRFTNGKNVIDLLGDHLKIPTYIPSFNDPSTKGSKIIHGVNFASGGSGILDDTGAVAGEVISLNQQIRNFENVTLPELEEQAECNSKESLKNYLFVVGSGGNDYSLNYFLGLASKNITIQDFTANLTITLSHQLKRLYDMGARKFVVMALYPNGCSPMARARNPNATDCIQILNDAAQLFNTNLRTLVDSPTLQMPDSTIVIVNAYKIIMDILQNPTPYGFSDTKNPCCDVATIQKGGTGTLCKKGGNACSDRNDNVYFDGLHPTEAVNIVLANKAFSSNLIDEVYPTNVHLLSIV